A genome region from Cucurbita pepo subsp. pepo cultivar mu-cu-16 chromosome LG02, ASM280686v2, whole genome shotgun sequence includes the following:
- the LOC111789184 gene encoding inositol-pentakisphosphate 2-kinase-like isoform X1: MEIVLEQKDAADWTYRGEGAVNLVLAYTGSSPLFFGKVLRIQKAPRNGSHCGSVRNLKALSAHERLLWRDVGDIVSCTDHDVACQIYVQHVMIPLLDFKHVDAGVHVLVTREFLETIEKNILGQRPAWRINAGRINIHRDSVLLQSDHAIFSQGGDDEFCISVEIKPKWGCLPTSRFISKKNAIKKNVTRFRMHQALKLQKGEISQFSDYNPLDLFSGSRDQIYKAIKDLFSTPQNNFRVFLNGSLILGASGGYADDTNLVIEEAFEDALQSVIQREKGSRAMTFLQLVAEAVYKSGCLNRLLAVQQLDSFDIEGAIHAYYDIISKPCQVCGHMDDEELLNICGTLHSAHLDQSLEIVRNFLIAATAKDCSLMITFRPWHVECPGSAYNSIFVESTNQTFDYKVNFIDLDLKPLRKMEEYYEQDNKIVRSYTKMFVTELEADDYYRPEEV, translated from the exons ATGGAAATCGTTCTAGAGCAGAAGGATGCTGCTGATTGGACTTACAGAGGCGAAGGAGCTGTCAACCTTGTCCTTGCGTACACTGGATCTTCTCCTCTTTTT TTTGGGAAAGTTTTACGGATACAGAAGGCTCCGAGAAATGGATCACACTGCGGGAGCGTTCGGAACCTGAAGGCTTTGTCCGCGCATGAGCGCCTTCTGTGGAGAGATGTAGGAGACATTGTGTCGTGCACGGATCACGATGTTGCATGTCAAATCTATGTGCAGCATGTAATGATACCGTTGCTGGATTTCAAACATGTTGATGCTGGG GTCCATGTCCTTGTAACGAGAGAGTTCCTAGAGACTATTGAGAAGAACATTCTTGGTCAGCGTCCTGCTTGGAGGATTAATGCAGGACGAATTAATATACATCGTGATTCTGTCCTCCTTCAATCAGATCATGCTATTTTTTCTCAAG gtGGTGATGATGAATTTTGCATATCTGTCGAGATAAAG CCAAAATGGGGATGTCTTCCAACTTCAAGATtcatatccaaaaaaaatgccattaagaaaaatgtgaCTCGTTTTAGGATGCACCAAGCATTGAAGTTGCAGAAAGGCGAG ATATCTCAGTTTAGTGATTACAATCCGTTAGATTTATTCTCTGGATCCCGGGATCAGATATACAAAGCAATCAAAGATCTTTTCTCTACCCCTCAGAATAATTTCCGTGTCTTCTTAAACGGTTCCCTAATACTTGGGGCATCGGGTGGCTATGCTGATGACACTAATTTGGTGATTGAGGAAGCATTTGAAGACGCTCTGCAATCTGTCATCCAGAGAGAAAAGGGATCTCGAGCAATGACATTCCTACAGCTTGTTGCTGAGGCTGTATATAAATCCGGATGTCTGAATCGTCTTCTTGCGGTTCAACAGCTTGACAGTTTTGACATAGAAGGGGCTATTCATGCGTACTATGACATTATTTCAAAGCCCTGCCAGGTTTGTGGACATATGGATGATGAGGAATTGTTGAACATATGCGGCACTTTACATTCTGCCCATCTTGATCAAAGCTTGGAGATTGTGAGGAACTTTTTAATAGCTGCAACCGCTAAAGACTGTAGTTTGATGATTACTTTTAGACCCTGGCACGTTGAGTGTCCTGGCTCTGCATATAACAGCATATTCGTTGAATCAACCAACCAAACTTTTGACTACAAG GTTAATTTCATAGACCTGGATCTAAAGCCTTTAAGGAAGATGGAAGAATACTATGAACAAGACAATAAAATAGTTCGAAGCTACACTAAGATGTTTGTGACAGAGCTAGAGGCAGACGATTACTATAGGCCTGAGGAGGTGTGA
- the LOC111789184 gene encoding inositol-pentakisphosphate 2-kinase-like isoform X2 produces MLLIGLTEAKELSTLSLRTLDLLLFLYFGKVLRIQKAPRNGSHCGSVRNLKALSAHERLLWRDVGDIVSCTDHDVACQIYVQHVMIPLLDFKHVDAGVHVLVTREFLETIEKNILGQRPAWRINAGRINIHRDSVLLQSDHAIFSQGGDDEFCISVEIKPKWGCLPTSRFISKKNAIKKNVTRFRMHQALKLQKGEISQFSDYNPLDLFSGSRDQIYKAIKDLFSTPQNNFRVFLNGSLILGASGGYADDTNLVIEEAFEDALQSVIQREKGSRAMTFLQLVAEAVYKSGCLNRLLAVQQLDSFDIEGAIHAYYDIISKPCQVCGHMDDEELLNICGTLHSAHLDQSLEIVRNFLIAATAKDCSLMITFRPWHVECPGSAYNSIFVESTNQTFDYKVNFIDLDLKPLRKMEEYYEQDNKIVRSYTKMFVTELEADDYYRPEEV; encoded by the exons ATGCTGCTGATTGGACTTACAGAGGCGAAGGAGCTGTCAACCTTGTCCTTGCGTACACTGGATCTTCTCCTCTTTTTGTAT TTTGGGAAAGTTTTACGGATACAGAAGGCTCCGAGAAATGGATCACACTGCGGGAGCGTTCGGAACCTGAAGGCTTTGTCCGCGCATGAGCGCCTTCTGTGGAGAGATGTAGGAGACATTGTGTCGTGCACGGATCACGATGTTGCATGTCAAATCTATGTGCAGCATGTAATGATACCGTTGCTGGATTTCAAACATGTTGATGCTGGG GTCCATGTCCTTGTAACGAGAGAGTTCCTAGAGACTATTGAGAAGAACATTCTTGGTCAGCGTCCTGCTTGGAGGATTAATGCAGGACGAATTAATATACATCGTGATTCTGTCCTCCTTCAATCAGATCATGCTATTTTTTCTCAAG gtGGTGATGATGAATTTTGCATATCTGTCGAGATAAAG CCAAAATGGGGATGTCTTCCAACTTCAAGATtcatatccaaaaaaaatgccattaagaaaaatgtgaCTCGTTTTAGGATGCACCAAGCATTGAAGTTGCAGAAAGGCGAG ATATCTCAGTTTAGTGATTACAATCCGTTAGATTTATTCTCTGGATCCCGGGATCAGATATACAAAGCAATCAAAGATCTTTTCTCTACCCCTCAGAATAATTTCCGTGTCTTCTTAAACGGTTCCCTAATACTTGGGGCATCGGGTGGCTATGCTGATGACACTAATTTGGTGATTGAGGAAGCATTTGAAGACGCTCTGCAATCTGTCATCCAGAGAGAAAAGGGATCTCGAGCAATGACATTCCTACAGCTTGTTGCTGAGGCTGTATATAAATCCGGATGTCTGAATCGTCTTCTTGCGGTTCAACAGCTTGACAGTTTTGACATAGAAGGGGCTATTCATGCGTACTATGACATTATTTCAAAGCCCTGCCAGGTTTGTGGACATATGGATGATGAGGAATTGTTGAACATATGCGGCACTTTACATTCTGCCCATCTTGATCAAAGCTTGGAGATTGTGAGGAACTTTTTAATAGCTGCAACCGCTAAAGACTGTAGTTTGATGATTACTTTTAGACCCTGGCACGTTGAGTGTCCTGGCTCTGCATATAACAGCATATTCGTTGAATCAACCAACCAAACTTTTGACTACAAG GTTAATTTCATAGACCTGGATCTAAAGCCTTTAAGGAAGATGGAAGAATACTATGAACAAGACAATAAAATAGTTCGAAGCTACACTAAGATGTTTGTGACAGAGCTAGAGGCAGACGATTACTATAGGCCTGAGGAGGTGTGA